The DNA window GCTTGTAGGCTTCGTAAATGATGGAGTCGGCGCACTTGGGGCCGCCGTTCTTGTCGAGATACTCGCCGAAGGCGCGGAGCAGTTCGCGGCTGCTGTAGGCGCGGGGTTCGAGCTCTTCGAAGATTTTGCCGGTGACGTCGTCGCAGACGCGCAGGTCGTCCTCGCTGATGAGCGTGTCGTAGATGCGGTCGATCGCGTGGTCGCGCAGTTCGCCGTCGAACAGGCCGCTCTTGAGCCGTTCCTCGGCCATCCAGTGCTTGAAGCCGAGGGCTTCGAAGAAGTCCTGGTCGACCATGTTGGCGCCGGTGCTGACGATGGCGTCGACCATGTTGTTGCGGATCATGTCGACGAAGACCTTCTTCAGGCCGGCGGAGATCATCGAGCCGGCGAGCGTCAGGATGATGCCGCATTCGCGGTCGCGGAGGTTGCGTTCGTAGATGTCGGCCGCGCGGTAGAGGTCGCGGCTGGTGAACGCCATGTGCTTCATGCCTTCGACCAGGGTGGCGATGCCCGGGTTCTTGAGGATATCGATGTGCTCGATTTCCTGGGTGAAGTACTTGTCTTGGTTGTGGCTGCTGGTGGCCTTGAGGGGCTTGGTGTTGAGCGTGGAATCCTGTTGCGACATGGGTCGTCTCCTTGTGGTGCTGGGCGTGCCACCGGATCAGCGGAGGCAGGCATGATTCGTCAACCCTTACCATTCAGGCGCACCGGCGCGGGGACGCCTCACCGGGGCCAACACGATAATGCCGTCGTGGTGTCGTTGATTCTGCCGGCTGCAAGAGCCCGCATTTCAACGCAGAAAGCCACCACGGGGTCGCTACGATGCCTCGCGTCTTTCGCGATTCACCGCCATTGCGAGCCCGGGTGGCTTGAAGGCAACAATATGAACTGAAGATACGGCTGCGTCAACGCGCTTGTTCGACGACGGCGAGGATTTAGCGCAAGGATTTTTTTCTGCGTGTTTTCTCCCTCGGAATCGCGAGGTCGGAAATTGTTCGCTTGCGGACCGGCGAGCGGCTCCTAGGATGTCGCTCGCTCAGTCAGGGCCGCGTCGCGTTCTGGAAGACCCCGTCGGGGTCGGCGGTCCGTGAGCCACGTCTGCGGGTGAACCAGTTTTGGCGGCGAGCGACTGCATGCTCCCGATTTCGCGACATCGTCTTCGCCTCTGGCTGCGCTCCGAGCGAGCCATGGGCCTGGGTTTTGTTTCCGCTCCGTCGGGTTCCATCCTGCCGGGCGAAAATGCCGACGTGGTTTCGTCCGCAACGCCGATGATGGAACAGGGCGAACGGGAAATCCCTTCGGGAAGAAGTTCGAACCCGCGAGCACCTGCTACGTTTGACCATGGGGCGCATGCTGCTGTGGCAGATGTGCGGCAGGGGCCCAAGGCGCCTCGATCGGGATCGGCGGTGGTACCGCCGCAAGACCCGCAGAGGGGAGCGCCATTCCAGGAAATGTCGGCACTTCTGCCGGGAATTCCACCCGCGCCGCAGACGCAAGCGGAACCCTTTGCGACGCCGGAGCTCTCGCCCGAAGAAAAGGCGAGCGCGCTCGCATTGCTGAACGAAAAATATGTCATCGGATGTCAGAAATGTCCGCTGGCGGGAACTCGACGGAATACCGTCTTCGGCGAAGGCGATCCGAACGCGCGGCTGATGTTCGTCGGCGAAGGGCCCGGCTTTACGGAAGACCAGACCGGCAGGCCGTTTGTCGGTCGTGCCGGTCAAAAGCTCGATGAGATGATCCGTGCAATGGGCTACGCACGAGAACTGGTCTACATCTGCAACGTCGTGAAGTGTCGGGCGTTTATCGTCGCCGGTGGGAAAGACCGGCCGCCGTCGCCCGACGAAGTGTCGGCTTGCATGCCCTATCTCGAGCGGCAGATCGAGATCGTGCGGCCGCGAGTCATGGTGACGCTCGGACTTTCGGCATCTCTGAATCTGCTGGGTGTCAAAGAGTCCATGAGCAGGCTCCGAGGCAATTGGCGGATGTGGCGCGGCATACCTGTGATGCCGAC is part of the Humisphaera borealis genome and encodes:
- a CDS encoding uracil-DNA glycosylase, whose amino-acid sequence is MSALLPGIPPAPQTQAEPFATPELSPEEKASALALLNEKYVIGCQKCPLAGTRRNTVFGEGDPNARLMFVGEGPGFTEDQTGRPFVGRAGQKLDEMIRAMGYARELVYICNVVKCRAFIVAGGKDRPPSPDEVSACMPYLERQIEIVRPRVMVTLGLSASLNLLGVKESMSRLRGNWRMWRGIPVMPTFHPSYILRNYTTETRRAVWDDLKQAKARLETPSPG
- a CDS encoding 1,9-bis(guanidino)-5-aza-nonane synthase; translated protein: MSQQDSTLNTKPLKATSSHNQDKYFTQEIEHIDILKNPGIATLVEGMKHMAFTSRDLYRAADIYERNLRDRECGIILTLAGSMISAGLKKVFVDMIRNNMVDAIVSTGANMVDQDFFEALGFKHWMAEERLKSGLFDGELRDHAIDRIYDTLISEDDLRVCDDVTGKIFEELEPRAYSSRELLRAFGEYLDKNGGPKCADSIIYEAYKRDIPIFCPAFSDCSAGFGLVAIAASKGDEPHMSWDGGKDFYELTQIKIKNAETGIFMVGGGVPKNFTQDIVVAAEVLGHDAPMHKYAVQVTVADVRDGALSSSTLKEASSWGKVDTVYEQMVFSEATLAVPLIVGYAYHRGAHKGREGRKWNNIFEPAAAMA